In Longimicrobium sp., the DNA window CGCAGATGCGCGACCCCGACGACGAGAACCGGATGTCGGCGCACGACCTGGGGATCCACCTGCCGCCGCCCTCGTTCTGGCCGGTGGTGCTGGCGGCCGGGATCACGCTGGTGTTCGTGGGGCTGATCTTCCGGCAGGCCGAGGGCTTCTGGCACAACCTGTGGGTGCTCACGATCATGGGCGTGGCCATCACCATCGTCTCGATCTACGCCTGGGCGTTCGAGCCCGGGCACTGACGGACTTCAGGGGACAGGGAACAGGGGACAGGGGACGGCCTGCACGGCTCCCCGTCCTCCTCCCGGTCCCCGGACGAGAAGGCGAACGACGAAGAGAGGGTGAAGCGAGCGAGAAGGGCGGTCTCGAGATCGATTTTCGCTCGCTGTCCCCTGTACCCTGTCCCCTGTACCCTGGCGGTTCATGGCTGACGCGCACGCGCTGGCGGCCCACGCGGCCCACCCGGCGCACATCGACACCAGCACCGGGCTCGACAGCCGGAAGATGGCGTTCTGGATCTTCATCGGCTCGGAGTGCCTGCTCTTCGGCTCGCTGATCGCCACCTACATGGCGTACAAGGGGCGCAGCCTGAACCCGCCGTACCCGCACGACATCACCATCAACGGGGTCTTCCACGAGGGGGCCCTGAACATCCCGCTCACCACCTTCAGCACCTTCGTGCTGCTGATGAGCTCGGTGATGATGGTGCTGGCGCTGAACGCGGTGCAGAACGGCGACCGGAAGGGGAGCGTGCTCTGGCTGCTGATGACGGCGCTGGGCGGCTCGATCTTCCTGGGGTGCCAGGTGTTCGAGTTCACCGAGTTCTACCTGCACGGGCTCACGCTGCAGAGCAACCTGTTCGGCTCCACCTTTTTCGTGCTCACCGGCTTCCACGGGGCGCACGTGACGGTGGGCGTGATCTACCTGATCACGCTGGCGGCGCTGGCCGCGCGGGGGCGGCTGGGGCCCGAGAAGACGCTGAACGTGGAGATCGCGGGCCTGTACTGGCACTTCGTGGACGTGATCTGGATCGTGATCTTCCCCCTGGTCTACCTGATCAAGTGAGCGGTGGCGAGATGAGCAGCGAGACGCGCGAGATCGTCCACGACCAGCACGGGCACCCCACGCGGAAGTTCTACATCGTCATCGGCGTGATCCTGATCGTGCTGACGGTGTTCGAGGTGCTCGGCTACCTGGGCGAGGTGAACGGCGTGTTCGCGCCGGGGACGGCCGCGGCCGTCATCCTCTTCCTGTCGGGGCTGAAGTTCTTCAGCGTGGTCGCCTACTACATGCACCTGAAGTTCGACCACAAGCTCTTCACCGGGATCTTCGTCTTCCCGGCGCTCCTGGCCACGCTGGTGATCGGGGGGATGATCCTGCTCTTCCACGTGATCCACGGCGAGGCGACGGCGCTCCACGGCACGCTCACCACCGACGAGGGGATCCACGGCGCGAGCACGAACCCCACGCAGCCGTAGGGGAGCCGGGGGCGGGTTCGTCCCGGAGGGGGGATGGGTCCGGGGGGTCATTCGAGGGGGCGCGAGCCCCCGTTCTGCGGTACCTGAGGTAGCGTGACGATGGTGGCGACGGCCCTGCTCCACGGCGAGACGTTCGCGTGGAGCGAATGGCGGGTGTATCCGAGCTTCATGGCGGGGTGGCTGCTGCTGGGCGCGGCCTACTTCCTCCTGGTCGGCCCCTTTCGCCACCGCTTCCCCGGCTCGCGGCCGGCCCGCCCCCGGCAGGTCGCGAGCTTCGTGTTCGCCTGGGCGGCGATGTTCCTGTCGCTGCAGGGCCCCCTGCACGAGCTCTCCGACTACTTCCTGTTCAGCGCGCACATGGTCCAGCACCTGGTGCTGATCCTGCTGATGCCGCCGTTCCTGCTGGCCTCCGTCCCCGACTGGATGCTGCGCCCGGCGGTGCGGGTGAAGTGGGTCGGGAAGGCCGCGCGCCTGCTCACGCTGCCGCTCGTCGCCTTCACGCTCAACAACGCCATCTTCCTGGCGTGGCACTTCCCGGGTCCGTACGACCTGATGATGCGCGAGCACGGCGTGCACGTCGGCATGCACCTGACCATCATGGTGACGGGCGTGATCATGTGGTGGCCGGTGATGAGCCCGCTCCCCGAGCTGCCGCGCATCGCCCCGCCGCTGCAGATGATCTACCTGTTCCTGGCGGGCATCCCCATGATGCTCTCGGCGGCGCTCATCACCTTCGCGGGGACGCCGCTCTACCGGTGGTACGTGGAGGCGCCGCGCGTCTTC includes these proteins:
- a CDS encoding cytochrome c oxidase subunit 3, with translation MADAHALAAHAAHPAHIDTSTGLDSRKMAFWIFIGSECLLFGSLIATYMAYKGRSLNPPYPHDITINGVFHEGALNIPLTTFSTFVLLMSSVMMVLALNAVQNGDRKGSVLWLLMTALGGSIFLGCQVFEFTEFYLHGLTLQSNLFGSTFFVLTGFHGAHVTVGVIYLITLAALAARGRLGPEKTLNVEIAGLYWHFVDVIWIVIFPLVYLIK
- a CDS encoding cytochrome C oxidase subunit IV family protein, whose protein sequence is MSSETREIVHDQHGHPTRKFYIVIGVILIVLTVFEVLGYLGEVNGVFAPGTAAAVILFLSGLKFFSVVAYYMHLKFDHKLFTGIFVFPALLATLVIGGMILLFHVIHGEATALHGTLTTDEGIHGASTNPTQP
- a CDS encoding cytochrome c oxidase assembly protein encodes the protein MVATALLHGETFAWSEWRVYPSFMAGWLLLGAAYFLLVGPFRHRFPGSRPARPRQVASFVFAWAAMFLSLQGPLHELSDYFLFSAHMVQHLVLILLMPPFLLASVPDWMLRPAVRVKWVGKAARLLTLPLVAFTLNNAIFLAWHFPGPYDLMMREHGVHVGMHLTIMVTGVIMWWPVMSPLPELPRIAPPLQMIYLFLAGIPMMLSAALITFAGTPLYRWYVEAPRVFPLTPLEDQRLGGVIMWVPGGLVLWIAITFVYFRWTQREVREDEARVVVRPPVTAAGLVVPPPFPNH